A single genomic interval of Aureliella helgolandensis harbors:
- a CDS encoding serine/threonine protein kinase — translation MTNSPADPPGHATTCALPLDAVTAEILRILDQHMEDLQAGRAATRAELVARHPHLASQLDACLAGLEFIHGSGAPLPGNDQRLGDFQIIREVGRGGMGAVYQAEQISLRRIVALKIMRFGSVSDPEAIERFQREAETVANFHHTNIVPIFAVGVDHGVNYYAMQFIEGQSLAQVLQERQQSIGANEVAEWGLQASEALSHAHARGVVHRDVKPSNLLLDAESRIWLTDFGLARKLDNVTLSIAGAIIGTPRYMSPEQAAAAIKRVDYRSDIFSLGATLYELLTGVPAFRGDTPIEVIQNILTVEPEPVRQLSSAIDRDLETIVMKCLAKEPHERYDSASALSADLRAFIDGRPIQARRANVLERSVRWLRRQQKSVKLSVAVAAVTVLATFASIAGWLAYDASRQGTLQFSAVTPPLLVEILDQANQPLRIETAPMQNPAKLPAGDYRIRVSTEGELSESYDVALAPGQDLKFTLDPHDQLLWREHPIERSFDIAPFENSHAIIAWTKTGLDIWKGFPRQTLSISLEPESLPRPAEAPGLSWVWNAFGSTYAGYGPFDLRPWVAQKDVDVDGDGQLDLIFAARHQAWLAAVSVSTGQVLWLAARGRDVTSIVPPVGSPPYPPVISTVMNDPLMDHDCDGDGVPDLIVMLAETESSSDLNFGRPEVRNWIEAISSATGQTIWRFDLPAECLTMDANEMPPRDLRWYVGLESGYSTGGTGSVLIGRHRVRFGGWKFERRGWHGYRPAGFAALTIGSMPRVGIVAGTTFFSLDPMTGVEAHDPIDLEVRPGRACQWGDLDGDGNSDMVMLEAISTPPPTPTASIRLVAWSPSKRKQLWTLPLDAEWPRMPAGSVEPPNWPLVCDLDGDGKCEVIAPDGRSPVATGNGAGLSQIPWGTLRVFDGATGQTRWTQRLVNMDCQIDHFIDGPDIDQDGCRDLFVATLIGDEFRVYVDAFSGRSGNQLWTTSTPQKFENHFSDELHLMPLKWWNAGNDGWPQLLVQVVAAQQGKRPNIVLGVAAQDGHVLRVGHDITSLQAADMDGDGVEDLLVYNSNVSQSLTNGGFLHCLRGVRLEPWAVLGDRGEPLSDCNGDGVRDLISGWPNAAVEATSGSSGKRLWRTEINSDWREFQVRSAAAKSGAPGDLDGDGICDLLGWTYGSHYQEKDRPFFALSGKTGKRLWTANEIAVQTVHKVLTAEAHDLDGDGQLEVLFVASLDYGYHLRSSISTQDSRLWMFACSGQTGKLRWAIPLSSAYDGTQGTVLQVNLDGPPLSPTVADLDGDGLLDFCIPVVMPDGLGLKTSARRGTDGGEIWSRPYPTVASSQVSLSDWIPPTVCDLDGDGDMEVVAVEADNGNATETLTGSHLHVIALAGENGSELWNSPFKIAVDSLRSHSHSFGQAARAHVLRANDNCHQIAVMTPGAPSGVSVFDAAGVRQDWGPLAGRQISGLWVCDADRDGRDDIVILEQNMLGVVTAAAPERPRWTYSLPSIGPHRVLGIKPADGIEPAVIAIGCDASDNSVLGISLATGERVWSVAGVIAQFDGGAYLAPRRLDWLNEFTKSSAIDRPYIYCSYDSVSRVRSGEAPSMANRLEPTRDLGRQVAAGNIGSPRIRQHVDERWARDLPWVSTTITYRELFWNIAWLMSLSALLVVIPLYFLYHIVRRQFSLHLLLGLPVVASLFLMAILMKIPIAEDVHTLGERFGMAAIYAPLVASLGLVVSWGFGRRWRRLAAWLLTTIVASLASALLLIWADAVIYNPMLPEERYRFQGWPLVWLIGTYATAWLMLLTLLFLRVWQWLRKRFGSSRGTNAFVP, via the coding sequence ATGACGAATTCCCCCGCAGATCCTCCCGGTCATGCCACCACATGTGCTTTGCCCCTTGATGCGGTTACTGCAGAAATACTGCGGATCCTAGATCAACATATGGAGGATCTTCAAGCGGGAAGAGCGGCGACGCGCGCGGAATTGGTTGCGCGTCATCCTCATCTGGCTTCGCAGCTCGACGCCTGCCTAGCAGGCTTGGAGTTTATCCATGGAAGCGGCGCACCGCTTCCGGGAAATGACCAGCGGTTGGGGGACTTCCAAATCATCCGTGAGGTTGGGCGTGGCGGAATGGGCGCCGTGTATCAGGCGGAACAGATTTCGCTTCGTAGAATTGTCGCGTTAAAGATTATGCGATTCGGAAGCGTTTCCGACCCGGAAGCGATCGAGCGATTCCAGCGGGAAGCGGAAACGGTTGCCAACTTTCACCACACAAATATTGTTCCAATCTTCGCGGTTGGTGTCGACCATGGTGTCAATTACTACGCGATGCAGTTCATCGAGGGGCAGAGTTTAGCCCAAGTCTTGCAGGAGCGCCAGCAGTCAATCGGTGCAAATGAAGTCGCTGAATGGGGGTTGCAGGCCAGCGAAGCGCTCAGCCATGCCCATGCCCGTGGAGTCGTTCATCGAGATGTAAAACCGTCTAATTTGCTATTGGATGCGGAGAGTCGGATTTGGTTGACCGACTTCGGCTTGGCTCGCAAATTGGACAATGTCACGCTGAGCATTGCTGGGGCCATCATCGGAACGCCAAGGTATATGAGTCCGGAGCAGGCGGCTGCAGCGATCAAACGAGTCGACTATCGCAGTGATATCTTCAGCCTAGGGGCGACCCTCTATGAATTGCTAACGGGCGTCCCTGCGTTTCGCGGCGATACTCCCATAGAGGTAATCCAGAACATTCTGACCGTAGAGCCGGAGCCTGTTCGGCAATTAAGTTCGGCCATAGATCGCGATCTCGAAACCATCGTGATGAAGTGCTTAGCCAAAGAGCCTCACGAGCGATACGATTCGGCCAGTGCTCTCTCCGCCGATTTGCGAGCGTTTATCGATGGTCGCCCCATCCAAGCCCGTCGCGCAAATGTACTGGAAAGATCCGTTCGTTGGTTGCGACGGCAGCAAAAAAGCGTCAAGCTGTCGGTGGCGGTCGCCGCCGTGACCGTCCTAGCGACCTTTGCCAGTATCGCTGGATGGCTGGCCTACGATGCATCACGCCAGGGTACGCTTCAATTCAGCGCAGTCACGCCACCACTGTTGGTCGAGATATTGGACCAGGCTAACCAACCGCTCCGTATCGAGACCGCGCCGATGCAAAATCCCGCGAAATTGCCGGCTGGGGACTACCGAATTCGCGTTTCGACCGAAGGCGAATTGAGCGAATCTTACGATGTCGCGCTCGCCCCAGGACAGGACCTGAAGTTTACGCTCGATCCGCACGATCAACTGCTTTGGCGAGAGCATCCAATCGAGCGCAGCTTCGATATTGCCCCCTTCGAAAATAGCCACGCAATCATTGCCTGGACTAAAACTGGACTCGATATTTGGAAGGGATTTCCGAGGCAGACTCTATCTATTTCGCTGGAACCGGAGAGCCTTCCACGCCCGGCCGAGGCACCGGGGCTCTCCTGGGTCTGGAATGCCTTCGGATCCACTTACGCGGGCTACGGTCCCTTCGACCTTCGCCCCTGGGTAGCACAGAAAGATGTCGACGTAGATGGCGATGGTCAGCTCGATTTAATTTTTGCAGCTCGTCATCAGGCATGGCTGGCGGCCGTCTCGGTCAGTACGGGGCAAGTTCTATGGCTGGCAGCACGCGGGCGAGACGTAACCTCAATAGTTCCCCCGGTTGGCAGCCCCCCGTATCCGCCGGTCATCAGCACCGTCATGAATGATCCACTCATGGATCACGATTGTGATGGGGATGGTGTTCCAGACCTCATCGTGATGTTAGCTGAAACGGAGTCAAGTTCAGACTTGAACTTTGGCCGTCCAGAAGTGAGGAACTGGATCGAAGCGATCTCGAGTGCCACAGGGCAAACAATTTGGCGCTTTGACCTTCCTGCGGAGTGTCTAACCATGGACGCTAACGAGATGCCCCCCCGCGATCTGCGTTGGTATGTAGGGCTTGAAAGCGGCTACTCCACAGGCGGTACCGGAAGCGTGCTGATTGGTCGTCATCGAGTCCGATTTGGTGGTTGGAAATTTGAACGTCGAGGTTGGCACGGCTATCGTCCGGCTGGATTTGCGGCGCTCACCATCGGGTCAATGCCGCGAGTGGGGATCGTCGCCGGAACAACCTTCTTCAGCCTCGATCCTATGACGGGTGTAGAGGCTCACGATCCGATTGACCTGGAAGTGCGCCCGGGTCGAGCGTGTCAGTGGGGCGACCTCGACGGTGATGGTAACTCGGACATGGTGATGCTTGAGGCCATCTCCACCCCACCTCCAACTCCAACCGCCAGTATTCGCTTGGTGGCTTGGTCGCCTTCCAAGCGTAAACAACTTTGGACTTTGCCTCTCGACGCGGAGTGGCCGCGGATGCCTGCCGGTTCGGTTGAACCACCGAACTGGCCGTTAGTCTGCGATCTCGACGGTGACGGCAAGTGTGAGGTGATCGCACCGGATGGGCGCTCACCCGTAGCGACAGGCAATGGCGCAGGTCTTTCTCAGATTCCCTGGGGAACACTACGCGTCTTCGACGGAGCTACGGGCCAAACACGCTGGACCCAACGTCTCGTCAACATGGACTGTCAAATCGATCATTTCATTGACGGACCGGACATCGATCAAGATGGCTGCCGAGACCTGTTCGTGGCAACCCTGATCGGTGACGAATTTCGCGTTTACGTAGACGCATTCTCCGGCCGGTCCGGTAATCAACTGTGGACGACTAGTACTCCGCAGAAATTCGAAAACCATTTCAGTGATGAGCTCCACTTGATGCCGCTCAAGTGGTGGAACGCCGGCAATGATGGCTGGCCACAATTGCTAGTACAGGTCGTAGCGGCGCAGCAGGGGAAACGGCCAAATATCGTCCTGGGGGTTGCGGCGCAAGATGGTCATGTCCTGCGGGTCGGCCACGACATAACCTCCCTGCAAGCGGCAGATATGGACGGTGACGGAGTGGAGGACCTGCTAGTTTACAACTCCAACGTGTCGCAGTCCTTGACCAATGGCGGATTCCTCCATTGCCTGCGCGGTGTGCGGCTCGAACCTTGGGCAGTCCTAGGAGACCGGGGTGAACCACTAAGTGATTGCAATGGGGACGGAGTTCGTGATTTGATCTCGGGCTGGCCCAACGCTGCGGTGGAGGCTACCAGTGGCAGTAGTGGCAAGCGACTTTGGCGTACTGAGATCAATAGCGATTGGCGAGAATTCCAAGTTCGATCGGCTGCTGCTAAGTCGGGCGCACCAGGCGACCTAGACGGCGACGGAATTTGCGACTTGCTGGGCTGGACCTATGGCTCCCATTACCAAGAAAAAGATCGGCCCTTCTTCGCCCTTTCCGGGAAAACCGGCAAGCGTTTATGGACGGCAAATGAAATAGCGGTGCAAACTGTGCATAAGGTACTGACCGCTGAAGCTCACGATCTTGACGGAGATGGTCAACTGGAAGTGCTGTTCGTCGCGTCCCTTGACTATGGGTACCACCTCCGATCTAGTATTTCTACGCAGGACTCGCGGCTCTGGATGTTTGCATGCTCTGGACAAACGGGAAAGCTTCGTTGGGCGATCCCGCTAAGTTCTGCTTACGATGGAACTCAAGGCACAGTTTTACAAGTGAATCTTGACGGCCCGCCACTCTCGCCAACGGTAGCGGACCTCGACGGCGACGGATTGCTCGACTTCTGCATTCCCGTTGTCATGCCCGACGGGCTTGGTTTAAAGACGTCCGCACGTCGCGGAACAGACGGTGGTGAAATATGGTCGCGTCCCTATCCGACAGTTGCTAGTAGCCAAGTGTCGCTGTCCGATTGGATCCCACCAACGGTTTGCGATCTCGACGGCGATGGAGACATGGAGGTGGTTGCTGTTGAAGCTGACAACGGCAACGCAACAGAAACGTTGACGGGATCACACCTGCACGTCATCGCCCTAGCTGGGGAAAATGGGAGCGAACTCTGGAATTCACCCTTCAAGATAGCTGTCGACAGTCTACGTTCTCATTCACACAGTTTCGGGCAAGCTGCTCGAGCACATGTGTTGCGAGCCAACGACAATTGTCATCAGATTGCGGTGATGACACCTGGAGCACCAAGCGGCGTTTCAGTATTTGATGCCGCTGGGGTGCGGCAAGACTGGGGACCGCTGGCAGGTCGCCAGATCTCCGGACTGTGGGTGTGCGATGCTGATCGAGATGGACGCGATGATATTGTTATCCTAGAGCAAAACATGCTTGGTGTGGTGACTGCAGCCGCCCCCGAGCGACCGAGATGGACCTACTCGCTTCCGTCGATTGGTCCGCATCGCGTGCTGGGAATCAAGCCAGCCGACGGTATCGAACCGGCGGTGATCGCCATAGGCTGTGATGCCTCAGACAACAGTGTATTAGGCATAAGCCTAGCAACCGGCGAACGCGTATGGAGTGTTGCGGGAGTCATCGCGCAGTTTGACGGTGGTGCCTACTTGGCACCAAGACGCCTTGATTGGCTCAATGAATTCACCAAGAGCTCGGCAATTGACCGTCCGTACATCTACTGCAGCTACGATTCGGTGTCGCGCGTTCGCAGCGGTGAGGCACCTAGCATGGCAAATCGTCTCGAGCCGACGCGAGATCTTGGCCGCCAGGTTGCCGCTGGTAATATCGGATCCCCAAGAATCCGACAGCACGTGGATGAACGATGGGCGAGAGACCTTCCTTGGGTGTCAACGACAATAACCTATCGCGAACTGTTTTGGAACATTGCTTGGTTGATGTCGCTCTCGGCGTTGCTGGTTGTCATACCTCTCTACTTTCTCTACCACATCGTTCGCCGGCAGTTTAGTTTGCACCTTCTATTGGGTTTGCCTGTTGTGGCTAGCCTATTCTTGATGGCAATACTCATGAAAATCCCCATCGCTGAAGATGTCCATACACTCGGCGAGCGTTTCGGGATGGCCGCAATTTACGCACCGCTGGTGGCGTCGCTCGGACTTGTTGTTTCCTGGGGGTTTGGTCGGCGATGGCGGAGGTTGGCTGCGTGGCTTCTGACTACAATCGTAGCGAGCCTCGCTTCCGCACTGCTTTTGATTTGGGCCGATGCCGTGATCTATAATCCTATGCTTCCCGAGGAACGCTATCGCTTCCAGGGTTGGCCTTTGGTCTGGCTGATTGGGACGTACGCAACTGCATGGCTAATGTTGTTAACGTTGCTATTCCTGCGAGTTTGGCAATGGCTGAGGAAGCGGTTCGGTTCCAGCAGGGGAACCAACGCCTTCGTACCGTGA
- a CDS encoding sigma-70 family RNA polymerase sigma factor, whose amino-acid sequence MPTINSTEDGPLQERTQWLMRYEAWLRILARCEIDSRFAGKFDASDAVQNTLIEAWKGWDQFRGSEEPQRLAWLRQILAYQLAHLARQYAGTQMRDVTRETTLEQSLGESSNRLDCLLVAQELSPSQQAMANERSIRLAAALEMLPADYRDVIRLRHIENLSHEEVAVRMNRNSGAVRMLWMRALAALRGVMISGDPL is encoded by the coding sequence ATGCCGACAATCAATTCAACCGAGGATGGACCATTGCAGGAACGTACGCAATGGCTGATGCGCTATGAGGCCTGGTTGCGAATTCTTGCGCGTTGTGAGATTGACAGTCGATTTGCTGGCAAGTTTGACGCGTCAGATGCGGTACAGAATACTCTAATCGAAGCCTGGAAAGGCTGGGACCAATTCCGAGGAAGTGAAGAACCACAACGACTGGCATGGCTGCGTCAAATACTAGCTTATCAATTAGCGCACCTGGCGCGGCAGTATGCGGGTACGCAGATGCGAGATGTCACTCGCGAGACGACCCTCGAGCAGTCGCTGGGGGAGTCGTCCAATCGATTAGATTGCCTTTTAGTGGCTCAAGAACTTTCGCCAAGTCAGCAGGCTATGGCAAACGAACGAAGCATCCGACTGGCTGCCGCATTGGAGATGCTGCCTGCGGACTATCGCGATGTTATCAGACTGCGACACATCGAAAATCTCTCCCATGAAGAGGTCGCGGTGCGAATGAATCGCAATAGTGGTGCGGTCCGCATGCTTTGGATGCGAGCGCTCGCTGCGCTCCGTGGTGTCATGATTTCTGGCGATCCTCTCTGA